The following proteins are co-located in the Cupriavidus pauculus genome:
- a CDS encoding YicC/YloC family endoribonuclease, whose translation MIHSMTGYGLATRQAPLTNAQGEPSGRTASVSVEFRTVNSRFLDLLFRAPEECRAFEPALREMLMGELSRGKLECRINLQRTDTGGATLALNQSLLDQIRALESTVGATFPSAGTMRMGELLRWPGVLVEPELSQEALREAVTGAAREALKQLLEARSREGAALKATLEERIDAMLAIVERLTPMIPQLIAHHQEKLTERLQEAFNLAAPNGMPSMSREEVAERIRQEATVYGIRIDIAEELSRLQAHLNETRHILKKGGQVGKRLDFMMQELNREANTLGSKAAAKELADASMELKLLIEQMREQIQNLE comes from the coding sequence ATGATCCACAGCATGACAGGCTATGGCCTGGCCACCCGCCAGGCACCGCTGACCAACGCCCAGGGCGAACCCAGCGGCCGCACGGCATCGGTTTCCGTGGAGTTCCGGACTGTCAATTCGCGTTTTCTCGACCTGTTGTTCCGCGCGCCCGAAGAGTGCCGCGCGTTCGAGCCGGCGCTGCGCGAAATGCTGATGGGCGAGCTGTCGCGCGGCAAGCTCGAATGCCGCATCAACCTGCAGCGCACCGACACCGGCGGCGCCACGCTGGCGCTGAACCAGTCGCTGCTGGACCAGATCCGCGCGCTGGAGTCGACCGTGGGCGCCACGTTCCCCAGCGCCGGCACCATGCGCATGGGCGAGCTGCTGCGCTGGCCCGGCGTGCTGGTGGAGCCCGAGCTGTCGCAGGAAGCGCTGCGCGAGGCCGTGACCGGCGCCGCCCGCGAGGCGCTGAAGCAACTGCTGGAAGCGCGCAGCCGCGAGGGTGCCGCGCTCAAGGCCACGCTGGAGGAGCGCATCGACGCCATGCTGGCCATCGTCGAGCGCCTGACGCCGATGATCCCGCAGCTGATCGCCCATCACCAGGAAAAGCTGACCGAGCGCCTGCAGGAGGCATTCAACCTGGCCGCGCCCAACGGCATGCCGTCGATGAGCCGCGAGGAAGTGGCCGAGCGCATCCGCCAGGAAGCCACCGTCTACGGCATCCGCATCGACATTGCCGAGGAACTGTCGCGGCTGCAGGCCCACCTGAACGAAACGCGGCATATCCTGAAGAAGGGCGGCCAGGTGGGCAAGCGCCTGGACTTCATGATGCAGGAGCTCAACCGCGAGGCCAACACGCTGGGCTCGAAGGCCGCCGCCAAGGAACTCGCCGATGCGTCGATGGAGCTCAAGCTCCTGATCGAGCAGATGCGCGAACAGATTCAAAACCTCGAATAA
- the gmk gene encoding guanylate kinase — translation MSETTHTAIDTAYPGNLFMVVAPSGAGKSTLVNALLAQDQSIRLSISHTTRKPRPGEQNGREYHFTTVDEFRAARDRGEFLEWAEVHGNYYATSRVWIEQQMAQGNDVLLEIDWQGAQQVHKRFSNAVEIFILPPSLTALEERLKKRGQDEQNVIVRRLLAAGSEMAHASESDYVIINEVFEDALRQLQNVVHATRLRFSSQKARHAELFIELGIH, via the coding sequence ATGAGCGAAACGACCCACACCGCCATCGATACCGCCTATCCCGGCAACCTGTTCATGGTGGTGGCACCGTCCGGGGCCGGCAAGTCCACGCTGGTCAACGCGCTGCTGGCGCAGGACCAGTCCATCCGCCTGTCGATCTCGCACACCACGCGCAAGCCGCGTCCGGGCGAGCAGAACGGGCGCGAGTACCACTTCACCACGGTCGACGAGTTCCGGGCCGCCCGCGACCGCGGCGAGTTCCTGGAATGGGCCGAGGTGCACGGCAACTACTACGCCACGTCGCGCGTCTGGATCGAGCAGCAGATGGCCCAGGGCAACGACGTGCTGCTGGAGATCGACTGGCAGGGCGCCCAGCAGGTGCACAAGCGCTTTTCGAACGCGGTTGAGATCTTCATCCTGCCGCCGTCGCTGACGGCGCTGGAGGAACGGCTCAAGAAGCGCGGCCAGGACGAGCAGAACGTGATCGTGCGCCGGCTGCTGGCCGCGGGTAGCGAAATGGCCCATGCGTCGGAGTCGGACTACGTGATCATCAACGAGGTGTTCGAGGACGCGCTGCGGCAGCTCCAGAACGTCGTTCACGCGACCCGTTTGCGCTTTTCGTCGCAAAAGGCCCGTCACGCCGAGCTGTTCATCGAGCTCGGCATTCACTGA
- the rpoZ gene encoding DNA-directed RNA polymerase subunit omega encodes MARITVEDCLKHIPNRFELALAATYRARQLVQGHTPKVEAKDKPTVVALREIASGQVGIEMLKKVPT; translated from the coding sequence ATGGCGCGTATTACCGTCGAAGATTGTCTGAAACACATCCCGAACCGCTTCGAGCTCGCCCTCGCCGCGACCTACCGTGCACGCCAGCTGGTGCAGGGCCACACGCCCAAGGTCGAGGCCAAGGACAAGCCCACCGTGGTGGCGCTGCGCGAGATTGCGTCGGGGCAGGTCGGCATCGAGATGCTGAAGAAGGTTCCGACCTGA